The Coffea arabica cultivar ET-39 chromosome 2c, Coffea Arabica ET-39 HiFi, whole genome shotgun sequence genome includes the window ccaaaaattcaaggaatcattttatttattcattagTGCCAACCAAACAACTTCCCAATTCTAATGTGCAGAGGCCCCGTCCTGGGCctagacacgtggcagcccaggaaGGGCAGAACTGGGCCTGGATCGCAGGCCTCTGACAACCGTTCTGGGGTACACCGCCACTAGGGCTCCCAAGAGGTTTCAGGGAACAATCCCGCAGAGGGCGGGGAGAATCCCCCTCAGCCCGGGATTGCGGTTATACCGGGCAAgtcccgaaacgtacggaggtcgggCTCTCACGCAGGTATAAATGGTAACGCACACCAACTacacaaggtacgctcactattaGCATATTACCCCCGGCTGCTTTACTCCCCGTGAACTTCATTCACCAGAGagctaacttgaccgtcggagtgccctcggggatGACCTCGAGGCCCCCTTGTTAGATCACTCTCTCATTTGTCTTGCAGGCTTGAAACCAGCTCTTCCCATCAGCACACCGAGTTAGTCAGGTCAGCTCGATTCGGGGAAATTCAGCACTTCTTCATAATGTAATGTACGAATTCAAAGGCACTGTTTGGGAAAAAGATTTACTTACCTAATTAATTAACAAACAACATAAAGTAATGTACAAATTCGAAAGGCACTCTTTTGGGAAAAGATTCACTCACCTAACTAAGGAAAAACATAATGGCGCATCGCGTACATCCATAATTAATCAGTttcaccaataaatcaaaaggaaaacaaaaagaaagaaaatcaattCACCTTTGTTAAAATAGGAAACCTGCTCATATACTCTGTATCTCTACTCGCACACTAACACAAAAAGTCTTTGAGATACACGATACATTAGGTTTATGGTCACCGGACACCAGTAGGGCTGTAGACGAACCTAAACAAGCTGGACACTTTGATAATATTTTGGCGACCTTAAAATTTTGTTTGAGTTTAACTCATTTATATCTCGAGTCAAAGTTGAGCGAGTTTTTATCGAGTCAATCTCAAATAGTTTGAATATTTTACATGTAAGTTTTACTAACATGCTAATCGAATTGAACTAGAGCCGGACTTGATAGTTTATAAAAGGAATCTATGTCTCTATATATATAAGGAAGACGAAGCACAGACGCATAGGAGAGGAGCAAGAGGCTAATTGATTAGAATAtatgtaaaaaaataataataataatatcacACAAATCTATCTGACACACATCATTTCTCATTCTATACCTGCCGTGCTAAACGAATTGTCAGAAACTCTGCAAAAATATCAGTGGATCATCGgctcacaattttttttttaattagccTATCCCCGGCTGTGCCTAGTTAGCACGACTGTGGACAAGTTGTCAAACAAAAAGGGCCATGGGTCAAATACATCCCATGATTTTTTATCAATAATAAAAGTGAATGTACAAAAGAAAACTACACGTCTTGGATGCCATAAACCCAACCATTTCATGGCTAATTTCTTCAtatattgtttaaaaaaaaaagaaatcggGAAAATGTGATTCTAACAAGCGGGATTTCTTCGTATATGTCTTTTGTatccaataatttttttttaaaacatggTAGGgcatttagttttttttaaagttttaaaaatgcCTAGCAACTAGTTGTCATTGCAAATGTCAGAGCACATTTTTTTGTgattagtttgcaaaaatgctATGTTGCATATGCTTCTTGATAACCATtgggccaatggctcagtggccaccaccTAGTTGGTAACCTTGCCTCCCATTAAAAATGCCACATTTAAGTGgcttattttcaaaaaaatttcaggCGGGTGTTCTGTGCACCCGTCTAATCCAatggtggttcagtcccctccTGCTTATCCTTGGGTCTCCTTAAATCCGCCCCCTTCCCCTTAGTGTATGATAGATTAGGTTTATcgtctccgaaaaaaaaaagcatatgcTTCTTGATACTAATCTGGTTCCTCTGCTCTTGTATGAGCTGTTTAAATATGTCTGTATacatttctttgttcttttctttataCTCATTctaagattttagaaaaaaaaaattccaactacattaataaatttatttggttttaattttttaaaaaattcaaaattaaaaaaaattcaaaacgtacatgTAATTTTCGACATTAGTGTGGAACCTTGGACAACTCAGAAGCAACAAGAAAAGTACTGTGAAATGACCTTTTCACCCATAGAAAAAAATggtagggaaaaaaaagaagttataGGAAATGGTGGCCTATATAAAGGATTGGGCAAGCAAGAAGCAGAGTCAGTTCCAACTTGAGCTCAGAGTGAAGGAGAGAATGAGGTTTTACAGAGAGATGGGAATTTCTCAAGGGCGGTTGCCCCCTCTCTGCTGAGCCGATGATTTCATTCTCACAAATTacaaagaatttaaaaaaaaggagtAGCCCTTTTGGATTCTGAAGCACAATCATCTTCCATTGCAACGATTGCAACTGAACTTCTTTAGCCTAAAGTGTTGCTTCTAATCTGTGTATCTTTCAATATTTAAGAGAGGATGGTTTCTGAGATTGACAGTTTACTAGTTACAATATACAACAATCCACCAGAAAGATGAAAGCCGAGGGAGGGAAAAGGCTGACAAAGACAAAGGCCCctggccctttttttttttatcgcctGTCCCCAGCCGTGCCCAGCACGACTGGGGACAggctaattaaaaaaaataattatgggCCGCTGACCCACTGACATTTTTACAGAATTTCTGATAATTCGTTCTCCTGCCGTGCTGACTTGACACGGCAGATATAGAATGAGAAACGGTGTGTGTCAGAGATACATTTGTgcgatatatatttttttttttacatatattCTAAGCAATTAGCCGGAACAAGAGGTGCAAGTGCTATGTTAAACTCCCTAAATTGACCCTATTTTTGTTTTGGAAATGTCGCGGACAGACAAATTGGTGAATTTAACGGTTAAATCTAACAGAATGACCTCACGTCTtaactttatatattttaatggTCAAAGCCAGACTTTTAATAGTCGAGTAATTAAAACTCGATGATTGCAAAAGTTTAGTGCTCAACCGGATAATTTGCTCTCTATGTGTGTAGTGTGAgggtaaataaaaaatttacgaACTCGATGGGGAAAATTTTTTACTACGATGGGGGAAGGGTATAATCGGATAAACACAAAATCACCCATCATGGGAAGTGGAAAAGGAGAAGGGCAGCCAGTATCAGTTTGCTGTTATgcggagaaagaaaagaaaaatgtggaAAATCAGAAACCCTACATAAACCCTACATAAACCCTGAAACTTCTTCTCCAACCTTCCTACTTTACTTGTTTCTCctctttattatttatttatttttttgaaaagaagaagaataagaataagaagaagaaaaagaagaagaagagtagCAAATGGGAATTGCAATTGGAGGGTTGTGGAGAGCGGCGACTGCTGCAGAGGAGGAAACCTGTATTTCTTGTTGATCAAgccattttaccaaaaacctttGAAATCTCATTAAATATCTCATCTTGCCCAACACCCGCGCCCCCCTTTCTCAAAGCTGCGATTCTGTAAAAACAACAGAATCAAAGTAGTCATCAAGTATTACTTAACAAGAAAGAGGGATGACAAGAAGCAGTGCTACTGTGTCTGGGCTATTATCGGCCATTGCTTCTGCAGCTTTTGGTGTAGACCGCGCCTATTGCGATGGCCCATTCaatttctctcctttttctacTTCCTCTACTACTTCAACTGCTGTTCCTCCTCCTCAGACTCAATCCCCTGGTGCCAAGACCCCTCAGCCCGCTCCTCCAGAACCGACCAGGGTTCGCAATGATTATCCCAGAACTACTTCCGCTGGCTTCGATCCCGAGGCTTTGGAAAGAGGTGCAAAGGCTTTAAGGGAAATTACTACCTCCTCCCAAGCCAAAAAGGTCGTTACTACTTTcccactttctttcttttgttgcaatttcagttttttctttttttgttggtGGGGGGGGGTGTTGGTAAGGCTGAAAAACCTTGGATATTGAACTAAACCATTTGGCGTGCTTTTGTGAGCCTTGCGGTTGTTGCCAAAGTCAATTTCAGTTTAATTGATGTGTCCTGACTCAATCAGTCATTGATTTCAGTACTTAGTTTTTCGCATTGGGatagtttttccttttccctctgGGTTTGTCCGGGGGAATATAATGGAGTTATTGTTTGCAAAAGACATCCTCTTTATTAACTGTTGTTGATGTTACTGTGTGGAGCAGCATTTTAAATTGATACAGGGTTGCCTTTTATGCAGGTCTTTGAGGTGATAAAGAAGCAAGAAGAGACAAGGCAGTCTGAGTTGGCTGCCAAAGCAGCTGAGTTTAAGGCATTACAAGCACAATCTGAAACTGTAAGATCGATTGCCTTTCCCCTTTTGATCTGTTGTATTTTCACCTCTCCACTCAATCTTGacattttaatcatttttatcCGGGTTGTATCTAGTTAACTGCCTTCAGTAGATGGATACGGGTGTCCAGAAACAGACAATTAACAGAATCAGCCATTTTTTCTTCAGCATTTCCTTTTCCTGGGGCATGAATAGTTTGTACTTGCCCAGGCCCTTTTACTTTTGTTATAAACAATTACAAAGTGGTCATGATTTTGCAGAAGATAGTCATCTTCATCAGAAGGTGATTTAATGACATTGAAGATTGCTCAAATTGTTAGTTGCCCCATTGTCTGTTGTCTATTGATGTTTCTGTGTAGCATTGCATATCATTACCAATTTATTGTTTCTGTGTCTATGGCTTTTCAATCCTGTGATCTCTGTTTCTTTTGGTATATGCCATCTTTATTACGTTGAGAGGAATATAAAGGATATTAAAATTGACCTTCTAGCCTTGCAGGAGAGGCAAAGGGTAGTCTATGATGAACAGAAGAAGTTAGCACAGCAACAAGCACAGATTAAGTCTCAGATGGCCTGTTATGAGGATGAGTTGGCTAGGAAAAGGATGCAGGCATGTGAATCTTCTGACATTTTTTTATCGTCATGTCTTTCTTGTAATCTTGAGATGTATAACATTTCCCAGGTTGTTACAGGCAGAAAATGAACATCAACGGGCCCGAAACCAGGAGTTAgtcaaaatgcaagaggaatcATCTATGAGACAAGAAGCGGCCAGACGAGCAACTGAAGAACAAATTCAAGCACAGCGTAGGCAAACAGAGAGGGAGAAGGCTGAGATAGAACGAGAGACTATCAGGGTGAGATCTATGGCAGAAGCAGAGGGAAGAGCCCATGAAGCAAAACTTGCTGAAGATGTCAATAGAAGGATGCTAGTTGAACGTGCTAATGCAGAACGAGAAAAATGGGTTGCTGCCATCAACACAACATTTGATCACATTGGAGGTTCTGTCAGACTGACTTTAACATCACATTGATCTCTAAAATTGGCTACAATGTTTTGGTGTGCCACTGCTTGCTTTGGGTGCTTCCTATACTGTATATCAAGTGTTGGAATTTCTGCTGGTTGAGGTTGACGATATTCCTTTAAacaaatatttcttttttctaatatGGGTCTAGTTTTTCAATTGATTGAGGTTTTGGTTGGCTGCAATTAGAGAGCTGGACATAAGAATGAGCAGCACGTGCAGTTTACAATGTAGTAGACGCAGTTAGAAATGTCAATTTGCAGAGTCTGGATTCATGCATGATCAGTACAAGTTATGCAGTTTTAATCTCATCCTTACACATGGTCATTTCTTTATGTGCTTGCCAAATGTAGTATATCTAGATTTGCACCTTTTTCTAGGATACTTTCTCGACATCTGCTATATTTTCTAGAATAGTAGAAATATCTTTACTCCCTTTTTGTCTCTTACTTTGGTATGtcatttttggggtgagagaACGCAGATTCACTGTTGATGTTTAAGGAACCATTATAGTTTAGAGGAGCAATATTTTGATGATTGTTTATACCATTATGAAGCAATTAATTATTTGCGTGGTGCATAAAGTGTCCTTGAGGGGACTTATTTCTTATCAATTTGTGGGTAATGGTTTTGAGTGAAGGTGGAAATATTAGTTGGGTTTGAGCATTTGTCTTGACTGGTACCAACTGTAAATTTGTTGTAGGTGGCTTGAGGGCAATACTAACAGACCAAAATAAGCTGGTTGTAGTAGTTGGGGGTGTGACGGCCCTTGCAGCTGGGGTCTACACTACAAGGTATTGATCTGTTATTATATGCAAACACAATTCCTCAATTGTTGCACATGTATTTTGCCACCTTTGAAATGTTAAACTTGATTATATTAGTTTGCAAATTTTGTCCTATACAATATTATTGTTTTACATATAGGTGTTGGTGGTGATCTTCTCATCTTCTTCTGAGCGCGTTGCTTTAAATATTGGTTTTTGAATAATTTAGTAGAAATATGAGCTTAGCTTTTGGAATACATTGGTCTTTATTGGGCAAAATTATTTTATGACTAATTTTATCATAAGTACGTCCCTTGACATACATAGGCTGTAAAGGCTTATCCTTAATGAAACTATTACATGCTTTTGGAGAACTTTTGTGTTAGCTGGGCCTAAGTGGAAGACTAAACAGATTATATTGCAGTAACTTGATTGAGCATATTAACAACTGCATTTGTGCCTGCTGAATCATCCTTCATGCTGGCTGCATACTCattttttttggacaaaaagGCCACTGATGCACAATTCCTTACTTGTATGCCAAAAGCTCTCTATgcagtttgaaatgaaacacgAACCAGGTTTGTGAAGGCTGTCTGGTAGGATATATTATGCAGGAGACTATATGAACAAGCAATCCAGCATTTACACTTGCAACAGAATTGTTGTCTACTCGTGTATCTCTGCATCCTGTTACACCCGTCCctcatttctttctttgttcCCAATGCTCAAATGGCTGTGGTTAGATAAACTGATATAGTTTAGTGATATTTGTTATACCTGTCTACTccactttctttcttccttttttttgggcACTGCTTTTGTAAGCTGGAATTATTTAGTGACAGTTATTACATGGATTAGATGTTGGTCATgcccaaaaagaaatttgttgaTGATATAGTAGCATAACTGGTGATAGTTGATACATTTAAATTCATGCATTTCTTGAACAATTTTTAGACTGCTCTCCCTAGAGAATTCTTAAATTGGCACTAGCCTCCTCTGACATGTCTATTGGACTTTTGTGTTTTCAATTGCAGAGAAGGTGCGAAAGTTATCTGGAGTTATGTTGACAGAATATTAGGACAACCCTCACTGATCAGAGAATCTTCCAGGGGTAAATACCCGTGGTCAGGCTTGTTTTCCCGCTCCATGAGTACTATCTCTCATGGTGCTGGTAAACAATCTACTTCTCAAAGAGGAAATGGGTTTGGTGATGTTGTTTTAAACCCTTCTCTTCAAAAACGAATCCAGCAGTTGGCTAGTGCAACTGCAAACACAAAATCACATCAAGCACCATTCCGAAACATGCTTTTCTATGGCCCTCCAGGAACAGGAAAGACGATGGCTGCAAGAGAGCTTGCTCAGAGATCTGTATGTGAACTTTGGGTTTTATTTCGTAGTTTCTTCTTATGATTAGAAAATCATTTTGACTATAATCTGCTTTCTCAATTTCTTTATCTATTAAGTGTTTTCTCAACTTTGTCTTTGGTGTAAACGCTATGATTTTCATATATCACGTGTACTTTTGATAGTTTATTGATAGTTTACGATGAAAGTTACATTCATGGACCACTGCTTAGAAAATTGTAAACAAGGTTATATTGCTTTATGTGGACATTGGTTTATTTTCTTGGGGATTAAATCAATAAGTTACAATTTCTTCTGGTTGCATGCTCTACTTGTTGCAATTAAAATAAGAGACATAGTGAAAAACCTAGAGGCTCAATCTGTGTTTTCTAATAATTGTTTGATATACATTTAGGGTCTTGACTATGCATTGATGACTGGAGGAGATGTTGCGCCACTGGGGTCGCAGGCTGTTACTAAAATACATCAGTTGTTTGATTGGTCAAAAAAGTCGAAGAAGGGTTTATTGCTATTCATTGATGAAGCAGATGCATTTTTGTGCGAGTAAGTACAGTTTGCCTTTTACTTTGGGCTCTCAATAGTGATGATTTTTCTTGTGCACCTAGTGGGAAAATAAACTCTCTAAGCTAATTGGTGGGTTACAGAAGGATACCATCTGGTTTTATATTGAAGTTGATGTTTAACATGGTGGGTGGAAGTTTTTTTACCGATAGCTGGTACATTGATTAGGGTTTGGAGGGATCCTTCTTCATTCTACATAATTTGAAGACAAGCTGGTAATTTGACAAATATTCTCAGAACTCAGATGCTTTAAATTGATATAGGTGCATGTAAAACACTGAAGTTTTGTATTCCATAGAGCAataattcatcttccttctaaTATCTTGTTGCTAAATTTGTCTTCTACAATTTAGTCCCTCTTAGCTATGGAGTTTGTCGAATTATGATTTGAACATCTAAACTCCCGTTCAATTGAACCTTATTCTTTCCcatttttggtccaaattttCAGGCGGAACAAAATATATATGAGTGAAGCTCAAAGGAGTGCTCTCAATGCCCTTCTGTTCCGCACAGGCGACCAGTCCAAAGACATAGTTCTTGCTTTGGCAACTAACCGTCCAGGAGATCTTGACACTGCTGTGGCTGACCGCATTGATGAAGTTCTGGAATTTCCTTTGCCTGGCGAAGATGAACGCTTCAAGCTGCTCAAGCTCTACCTTGACAAGTATATAGCTCAGGCTGGAGAAAGAAAATCAGGCTTGTTCTCCAATTTCTTCCGCAAGCAACAGCAAAAGATAGAGATCAAGGGCTTAACAGATGACATTTTGAGGGAAGCTGCTGCAAAGACGGAGGGCTTTTCAGGAAGGGAAATTGCAAAGTTGATGGCAAGTGTTCAAGCTGCAGTCTATGGTAGTGAAAACTGTGTGTTGGATCCAAATTTATTTCGAGAAGTAGTGGATTATAAAGTTGCTGAACATCAACAGAGAAGGAAATTAGCTACTGACGAGGGAGGGAATGCTTGATGGACTGGTAATTTATTTGACGAATTAGGGAATGCTTGATGGACTAGTAATTTATTCGACAGAAAAATCACTTGGtccccatttttttttactgGGTAATTTGTTCTCATTTGTTTTGTCCTCAGTAGATGAGGCAGTTTTGGAGCAGTGTAACTTCCGGGCCAATTAATACCAATCATGACGTCTCCTATTTAGGGCTACTGAATAGGTTTACAATATTGTTGCTACCCTTCTCGCCCTTTCATCACTTCCAATATGATTATCGTTGCCCATTACCGGGAACCTGGAATTTGGACTCTTTTTTTTGCCTGTTATTTTGTGTTTACATTTGACATCTGGGTCGCTTCCTTGGTGTTTGCATCTCGAAAGATTAATCATCATGTTGATTCTTGTTTACTTTAATGAAAAAGAAACGGCCTTGATGAAATGAGCATAAAATAACGTCTAGATCAGTTATGTAGCTAGGGTCGGTTTATTTATTACACCAAGAGGGGGATAAAACTGTGAATGAGAAAGGTCACAAGAACATTCAAACAAATCAAATCCTTTTTTGCTCGAGTGATCGCAAGGATGATTTTGAGACTAGTGATGGTGACTGCCATGATCTTGAACATATCGCAGCCCACAATACTTGCACACGGCCGGCTCCTCCTTGTCAAGACATATAAATTCAATCGGATGTCCGAGCGCAGGGTTGCTGTCTGCATCCAGATAAACGATGAATTAGAATAATCCATAGTTGAAAGATACCAAAGATCTATAGCTGTTTAACTTTTCCACCCCAACCCAATACTTTGCTGCATGGAAATCAATGCTTTGACGAACAGTCTCAAAACGAAAGATTTGGATAATAAAAACAGACTGACCTCCTTCGCAAGCAACAATCCTGCCTTCAACCTTAATAGGGGGGACTTCATTGATCAACTGCATGGGAGATTTCTGAGTTGTATCCTGGACAAGGACCAGCGAGAAAAGTAAGCATATGCACCAGTAATTCGGAAGTACAAATACCAGTTAAGTAACAACACCCTACATAAGCATGCCAATTGCCATCACAAGAGCCACTTATGAGCTAAGAATGTTTAGTAACAAAAAGGGCGAGAAAAATACACCTTCAAATACAGCCCATACAGAAAGGAagcttgaaaaaataaatattctGGCCTTATGGTGAATTGTCGTAACCAGAAAAATATCAGAAACTCCAACTAAATGTCCAGTGTAATATTTGCAGGTTTGCAGTCCAATGAGAGGCATGCATTCACGCAAATAGTAAAGATAACAAGAAGTAGCGTGACCATTTCTTCCTATCCTTCCCATGATCCGAGATTACAAGAGGA containing:
- the LOC113729802 gene encoding uncharacterized protein translates to MTRSSATVSGLLSAIASAAFGVDRAYCDGPFNFSPFSTSSTTSTAVPPPQTQSPGAKTPQPAPPEPTRVRNDYPRTTSAGFDPEALERGAKALREITTSSQAKKVFEVIKKQEETRQSELAAKAAEFKALQAQSETERQRVVYDEQKKLAQQQAQIKSQMACYEDELARKRMQACQAENEHQRARNQELVKMQEESSMRQEAARRATEEQIQAQRRQTEREKAEIERETIRVRSMAEAEGRAHEAKLAEDVNRRMLVERANAEREKWVAAINTTFDHIGGGLRAILTDQNKLVVVVGGVTALAAGVYTTREGAKVIWSYVDRILGQPSLIRESSRGKYPWSGLFSRSMSTISHGAGKQSTSQRGNGFGDVVLNPSLQKRIQQLASATANTKSHQAPFRNMLFYGPPGTGKTMAARELAQRSGLDYALMTGGDVAPLGSQAVTKIHQLFDWSKKSKKGLLLFIDEADAFLCERNKIYMSEAQRSALNALLFRTGDQSKDIVLALATNRPGDLDTAVADRIDEVLEFPLPGEDERFKLLKLYLDKYIAQAGERKSGLFSNFFRKQQQKIEIKGLTDDILREAAAKTEGFSGREIAKLMASVQAAVYGSENCVLDPNLFREVVDYKVAEHQQRRKLATDEGGNA
- the LOC113724773 gene encoding NADH dehydrogenase [ubiquinone] iron-sulfur protein 6, mitochondrial-like; the protein is MAAAILGRKQGLAAMASNLVRSVLTRPSSSSSNLVGSGRRSLTGGGAVTSEIITTHTEKWMQDTTQKSPMQLINEVPPIKVEGRIVACEGDSNPALGHPIEFICLDKEEPAVCKYCGLRYVQDHGSHHH